A genome region from Maridesulfovibrio salexigens DSM 2638 includes the following:
- a CDS encoding YidH family protein, with protein sequence MAEHDRELLDNNELARMRTLLANERTFLSWCRTALGLFGFGFVIEKARLYMAKMLPGTPEIMLKEMNFLGIFIIISGMVILTSAAFRFYRFEKTVGARVRWTTPYPEMLVTVAVGVILIVSSIAGKMFF encoded by the coding sequence ATGGCTGAACATGACAGGGAATTGCTGGACAACAACGAACTTGCCAGAATGCGCACATTGCTGGCTAATGAGCGGACTTTTCTGTCTTGGTGCCGGACCGCGCTGGGCTTGTTCGGCTTCGGATTTGTGATTGAGAAGGCCAGATTGTATATGGCGAAAATGTTGCCCGGAACCCCGGAGATAATGCTCAAAGAAATGAATTTTCTCGGTATTTTTATCATTATTTCAGGAATGGTGATTTTAACCAGTGCGGCCTTCCGGTTTTATCGTTTTGAAAAGACCGTTGGAGCCAGAGTCCGTTGGACTACTCCGTACCCTGAAATGCTGGTTACTGTAGCTGTGGGAGTCATCCTGATTGTCAGTTCCATAGCTGGAAAAATGTTTTTCTAA
- the glpX gene encoding class II fructose-bisphosphatase, with translation MEAPQRNLALDLVRVTEAAALASARWLGRGDKNAGDQAAVDAMRLSFNSLEISGTVVIGEGEKDHAPMLYNGEKLGVGEGPGMDVAVDPVEGTNLLAYGRPNAISVVGVAPTGMMLDPGPSYYMQKLVVPTAARNMVDINAPVKDNLVKIAKALNKDVDDLVVFVLEKPRHHGLIQEIRDAGARIQLHTDGDVAGALMVVDPRSPVDVMIGTGGTPEGVLSACAIRIMGGEMFAKFDPQSEAEKAALEDQGYDLRNIMTVNDLVKSDDIFFSATGISGGTFLRGVRYLGYGAETTSLVMRGKTGTVRHIEAVHTWDKLMKISAVKYD, from the coding sequence ATGGAAGCTCCCCAGAGAAATTTGGCTCTTGACCTTGTCAGGGTAACCGAGGCAGCAGCACTGGCGTCCGCCAGATGGCTGGGCCGGGGTGATAAAAACGCAGGTGATCAGGCAGCAGTCGATGCCATGCGTTTGAGTTTTAACAGCCTTGAAATCAGCGGTACAGTTGTTATCGGTGAAGGCGAGAAAGACCATGCACCCATGCTCTACAACGGCGAGAAGCTGGGCGTTGGCGAAGGTCCGGGTATGGACGTTGCTGTTGACCCCGTTGAAGGCACCAACCTGCTGGCATACGGACGCCCCAACGCTATCTCTGTTGTCGGCGTTGCTCCCACCGGAATGATGCTTGATCCGGGTCCCAGCTACTACATGCAGAAGCTGGTTGTTCCCACTGCCGCAAGGAATATGGTCGACATCAACGCTCCGGTTAAAGACAACCTTGTCAAAATCGCCAAGGCCCTGAACAAGGACGTTGACGACCTCGTTGTCTTCGTTCTGGAAAAACCCCGTCACCACGGTCTGATTCAGGAAATCCGTGATGCAGGGGCACGTATCCAGCTGCACACTGACGGTGACGTTGCCGGTGCACTCATGGTTGTAGATCCCCGCAGTCCGGTTGATGTTATGATCGGTACCGGCGGAACTCCCGAGGGTGTTCTTTCCGCTTGCGCTATCCGCATCATGGGCGGCGAAATGTTCGCTAAATTTGATCCTCAGTCCGAGGCTGAAAAAGCTGCCCTTGAAGATCAGGGCTACGATCTGCGCAACATCATGACCGTTAACGATCTGGTCAAGAGCGATGATATCTTTTTCTCAGCCACCGGTATTTCCGGCGGAACTTTCCTGCGTGGTGTACGCTATCTCGGCTACGGTGCAGAAACCACCTCTCTGGTCATGCGCGGCAAGACCGGAACCGTACGTCACATCGAAGCTGTCCACACATGGGACAAGCTGATGAAGATCAGTGCGGTTAAGTACGACTAG
- a CDS encoding N-acetylmuramoyl-L-alanine amidase, translating into MRKFFIPNLIMALFLAGLLVSVIPASAFGASIKDDFTIAWKQFHALSKNQKKAKYRSEWEKVGKKFRNVFKRSTRGQYAPKSLYYLGRTYEELGNRSGIKKDFRTAVDYYGRMISNFPSHQWTDDSIYRRAEIRLRKLHEKDLAYSDYLTIVHRYAKSDMYSQARKRLDSMDRKGVAGKKTKHKKPSGTIIPAQKASTTSKSKSSSKAKLLSVRYTSSESYTRVVLDLDEEVRYRYQILNPNQSVNRPHRLYIDLENTVLGNGVHKATHVADGILKDIRSGQRDPRTTRVVLDFNSMQDYKIFPLENPFRLVVDVQAPEEGKVVENKSPVRHSTPKKSKPQKYTPPANSKKMAGDLLEQLGLTFKTIMLDPGHGGKDPGASANGLKEKDINLRFAKILAAKLKKAGFSVMYTRSTDKFIPLEERTAMANIKKADMFISIHCNAHRSAKINGIETYTLNLARNRNAVRVAARENAVSAKRISDLQVILTDLMLNSKMKESKDLAKNIHTGSLKSIRKKWSVHDQGVREAPFYVLMGAKMPSVLIELGYLTNRTEAKRLKTDRYLSYIADGIVKGVLDYKKQIERYASL; encoded by the coding sequence ATGCGCAAATTTTTTATTCCAAACCTGATTATGGCACTATTCCTTGCAGGACTGCTTGTTTCTGTAATCCCTGCCAGTGCATTCGGAGCCAGTATCAAGGATGATTTCACCATTGCCTGGAAGCAGTTCCATGCCCTTTCAAAAAACCAGAAGAAAGCCAAATACCGTTCTGAATGGGAAAAAGTCGGTAAAAAATTTCGTAACGTTTTCAAACGTTCCACCCGTGGCCAGTATGCTCCCAAATCACTATATTATCTCGGACGCACATACGAAGAGCTAGGTAACCGCAGCGGCATAAAAAAAGATTTCCGCACTGCAGTTGATTACTATGGGCGCATGATCTCAAATTTTCCATCCCACCAGTGGACGGATGACAGTATTTACCGCAGGGCCGAAATCAGGCTCCGCAAACTGCATGAAAAAGATCTTGCCTATTCCGACTACCTGACCATCGTTCACCGCTACGCTAAATCGGACATGTATTCACAAGCCCGGAAGCGTCTGGACTCAATGGACCGTAAAGGTGTTGCAGGCAAAAAAACCAAACACAAAAAGCCTTCAGGCACCATCATTCCCGCTCAGAAAGCTTCCACAACAAGCAAGAGTAAATCTTCAAGTAAGGCCAAACTACTTTCGGTCCGCTACACCAGCAGTGAAAGCTACACCCGCGTGGTTCTCGACCTTGATGAAGAGGTCCGCTACCGCTATCAAATCCTGAATCCGAATCAGAGCGTAAACCGCCCGCACAGACTATACATAGACCTTGAAAACACAGTTCTGGGTAACGGCGTACACAAGGCTACCCACGTTGCAGACGGAATCCTTAAGGATATCCGCTCCGGCCAGCGCGACCCGCGGACCACACGCGTAGTTCTGGATTTCAACTCCATGCAGGACTACAAAATATTTCCGCTGGAAAACCCCTTCCGACTGGTCGTCGATGTTCAGGCACCGGAAGAAGGCAAGGTAGTGGAAAACAAGAGTCCTGTTCGTCATTCCACACCCAAAAAATCCAAACCCCAAAAATATACCCCCCCGGCAAACAGCAAAAAAATGGCCGGAGATTTACTCGAACAACTGGGACTTACCTTCAAGACAATCATGCTTGATCCCGGTCACGGCGGTAAGGACCCCGGTGCATCCGCCAATGGACTCAAAGAAAAAGACATCAACCTGCGTTTTGCCAAGATTCTTGCCGCCAAACTGAAAAAGGCCGGATTCTCGGTAATGTACACAAGAAGCACAGACAAGTTCATCCCTCTTGAAGAAAGAACCGCCATGGCGAACATCAAGAAGGCAGACATGTTTATTTCCATCCACTGCAACGCGCACCGCAGCGCCAAGATCAATGGTATTGAAACATATACCTTGAACCTTGCCCGCAACCGTAATGCAGTTCGTGTAGCAGCCCGTGAAAACGCAGTTTCTGCCAAGAGGATCAGCGATCTACAGGTCATCCTTACCGACCTGATGCTCAATTCCAAAATGAAGGAAAGCAAGGATCTGGCTAAAAATATTCACACCGGATCACTGAAAAGCATCCGCAAGAAATGGTCGGTACACGATCAGGGTGTGCGCGAAGCACCTTTCTACGTGCTTATGGGAGCAAAGATGCCCTCAGTCCTTATCGAACTGGGCTATCTGACCAACCGCACCGAAGCTAAGCGCCTTAAAACGGACCGCTACCTTTCTTATATTGCAGATGGTATCGTAAAAGGTGTATTGGATTACAAGAAGCAGATTGAAAGGTATGCCAGCCTTTAG
- a CDS encoding HAD family hydrolase, whose product MINLDIPGFAKLEIEHLVLDYNGTLALDGNLLPGVGKLIMELSEDVQVHVLTADTLGQCEDELSGLPVKIHIINGSPEDQAKLDYVNTLDPAKCACIGNGRNDMLMLKEAALSIIISGAECMSMKAARAADLVATDISSALGVFTHPVRLLTTLRN is encoded by the coding sequence ATGATAAATCTTGATATCCCGGGATTTGCCAAGCTCGAGATTGAGCACCTTGTTCTGGACTACAACGGCACCCTCGCCCTCGACGGCAACCTGCTGCCCGGAGTCGGTAAGCTGATCATGGAATTATCTGAGGATGTGCAGGTCCATGTACTCACGGCAGACACCCTCGGACAGTGTGAAGACGAGCTCTCCGGCCTGCCCGTAAAAATCCACATCATCAACGGCAGTCCAGAGGACCAAGCCAAGCTTGATTACGTGAACACGCTCGATCCGGCCAAATGTGCCTGTATCGGCAACGGACGCAATGATATGCTCATGCTCAAGGAAGCAGCCCTGAGCATCATCATATCCGGAGCCGAATGCATGTCCATGAAAGCAGCCCGCGCCGCCGATCTCGTAGCAACAGACATTTCCAGCGCACTGGGCGTTTTCACCCACCCTGTGCGTTTGCTGACTACTTTGCGGAATTAA